Below is a genomic region from Gemmatimonadota bacterium.
CGATTCTTGGGACTTCGGATTTCGAGCCTCACGCGCCGACGCCTGGATAATTTTAAGGCAAATCGACGTGGCTATTATAGCCTGTGGATATTTCTCGTCCTGTTCGGATTGAGCCTGCCCGCAGAATTTATCGCCAATGACAAACCCCTTTTGGTCCGACACAAGGGGGCGTTTTATTTTCCGGTATTAAAAGCCTACCCCGAAACGCTTTTTGGCGGCGACTTTGAAACCGAAGCCGAGTACCGCGATCCATTTGTACAAGAATTAATTGAAAAAGACGGATGGATCATCTGGCCCCCGGTACCGTTTCGATACGATACAATCAACTACGAACTCAAACATCCAGCCCCTGCACCGCCTTCTGTACAAAACTATCTGGGCACCGATGATCAGGCACGCGATGTAACCGCGCGGTTGATTTACGGATTTCGGTTATCGGTCTTATTTGCCCTCGCGCTCACGGCATTTAGTTCTATAGTCGGCATTGCAGCCGGCGCTGTACAGGGTTATCTGGGAGGATGGGTCGATCTCATATTTCAAAGATTTATCGAAATTTGGGGCGGATTGCCCACCCTGTTTATTCTCATTATTATTGCCAGTATTATTGAGCCGACTTTCTGGACACTCTTGATCATTATGCTGCTATTCTCATGGATG
It encodes:
- a CDS encoding ABC transporter permease, giving the protein MDKQDLVREDRFLGLRISSLTRRRLDNFKANRRGYYSLWIFLVLFGLSLPAEFIANDKPLLVRHKGAFYFPVLKAYPETLFGGDFETEAEYRDPFVQELIEKDGWIIWPPVPFRYDTINYELKHPAPAPPSVQNYLGTDDQARDVTARLIYGFRLSVLFALALTAFSSIVGIAAGAVQGYLGGWVDLIFQRFIEIWGGLPTLFILIIIASIIEPTFWTLLIIMLLFSWMRLVGVVRAEFLRARNFDFVRAARALGVNDLTIMWRHVLPNAMVATLTFLPFVLVGSVTVLTSLDFLGFGLPPPSPSLGELLNQGKRNLQAPWLGLSGFFILAIMLSLLVFIGEAVRDAFDVRKTLSQTEGKSA